CGGGATCGGGGTCGGCCTCCGCCAGCAGGTGGTGGAGCACCGTATCCAGCTCGCCGAGGATCTCCTCGCCCCGCAGGTCCAGTTGGTAAAGAACCTGGATGGCCGCTTCTCGGGCCAGTGTGCGTTTCCGCAACGTCAATCCCCTTGCGGGCCGCTCGCCGCTGCACTCGGAACCGCCGTATTCTACTGGCCAGCCGCCGACCCTGTCAAGCCGCAGTGCCCGCTGCTGAGACGCCTCCGGCTTGGGGCTTCGGCTTGTGCTGAGCCCCAACGGGTGGGGAACGTGACAGGCCCGAGCGCGGTTCCGGCGGCCGAGGAAGGTCCGCACACGGGACGAGTGCGGCTGCGGGTGTGCGGCTGCGGGTGTGACTCTCGGTGTCCGCACAGTCCGTGGTCGGCTCTGTTCTCCGAGTTGATCGGGGGGGCGTGACCTGCCTGATAGGCCGGCGAGGCGGGCGATCTCGAGCATGTTGTGGTGCAGCACGAAGGCAACCACAACCTGTAGTGCCCACGAGACCGCCCCCAGAAACCGGGAAGTCTGGGAGAGTCTGGGAGACTTAGGCTATATGGTGGTGCGGTCGGACGCGCCCACAACCTGTAGTGTGCCTTGCCGTGGTGTTGCGGGGAGGGCCGGGGGACTCACGGGGCGCCGTCGGTGGGTGGTTGCCGGCGCGTGGCATTGCCCGTATAATCCAGGGAGCCATTGCAGACCCGTCGGCCCAAGGAGATTCGGGATGCGACACGAGGACCGGCACTCGACGACGATTCTGTCTGTGCGGCACAAGGGGGTGGTGGCCATCGGCGGCGACGGCCAGGTGACCATCGGCAACACGGTGGTGAAGCACAACGCGCGCAAGATCCGCAAGTTGTACAATGACAGGGTGCTCGTGGGCTTCGCGGGCTCGACCGCGGATGCGTTCGCTCTGCTGGAGCGGTTCGAGGCGAAGCTGAAGGACTTTCAGGGCAACGTGCCCAAGGCCGCGACGGAGCTGGCCAAGGAGTGGCGCACCGACCGCGTGCTGCGGCGGCTCGAGTCGCTGTTGGCGGTGGTGGACAAGGACCACTCGCTGCTGCTCTCGGGCAGCGGCGACGTGCTGGTGCCCGACGACGGGGTGATTGGCATCGGCTCGGGCGGGGCCATGGCCACGGCGGCGGCCCGGGCGCTCGTGCGGCACAGCACGCTCGACGCGCCGAAGATCGTCGAGGAGGCGCTTCGCATCGCCGCCGGCCTGTGCGTCTACACCAACGACCAGATCTACGTGGAAACGGTGACCCCATGAAGCATCTCACGCCCCGCGTGATCGTGGCGGAACTCGACAAGTACATCGTCGGCCAGGACGCGGCGAAGAAGGCCGTGGCCATCGCCATCCGCAACCGCTGGCGCCGCCAGCAGCTCCCGCCCGAACTGCGCGACGAGGTGACGCCGAAGAACATCATCATGATCGGCCCCACCGGCGTGGGCAAGACCGAGATCGCCCGCCGCCTGGCAACCCTGGTGAGCGCGCCCTTCATCAAAGTGGAGGCATCGAAGTACACCGAGGTGGGCTATGTGGGGCGCGACGTCGAGTCCATGGTCCGCGACCTCACCGACATCGCGATCAACCAGGTGAACGCCGAGGAACGCCAGGTGGTGGAGGAGAAGGCCCGCGGCCTGGCCGAGGAGCGGTTGCTCGACCTCCTGTTGCCCGAGCGGCCCACGCACAGCGGCCCGCCGCCGGGCCTCGACGCCGACGTGAGGACCGAGACCGAGCAGCAGTACGAGCGCGCCCGCGAGCGCTTCCGCGGCCTTCTGCGCAAGGGCAAGCTCGAGGATCGACAGGTCGAGATCACGCTCGAGGAGCGCTCCATGCCTTCGATCGAGATTTTCTCGAGCGCGGGCGTGGAGCAGATGGGCCTCGACTTCCAGAATCTCTTCGAGCGCATGATGCCCACACGCCACGTCACGCGCCAGATGACCGTGGCCCAGGCCCGCGAGGCCCTGGTGCAGCAGGAAGCCGAGAAGCTCATTGACCGCGAGAAGGTGCGTACCATCGCGCTCGAGCGGGTGCAGAACGCGGGCATCATCTTCATTGACGAGCTCGACAAGGTCGCCGCCACAGGCTCGAAGGGCGCCGGCCCCGATGTCTCGCGCGAGGGCGTGCAGCGCGATCTGCTGCCCATCGTCGAGGGCTCCACCGTGGTGACCCGCCACGGCATGGTCCGCACCGACCACATCCTCTTCATCGCGGCCGGGGCCTTTCACATCGCGAAGCCGTCGGATCTCATTCCCGAGCTTCAGGGCCGGTTCCCGATCCGGGTGGAGTTGGAGAGCCTGGGCGAGAAGGAGTTCGTGCGCATCCTCACCGAGCCCGAGAATGCGTTGACCAAGCAGTACGCCGCGCTGCTCCGGACCGAGGGAGTCGAACTGGAGTTCACCCCCGGAGCGGTCGAGGAGATCGCGGCCATCGCGGCCGCGATCAACCAGCGCATGCAGAACATCGGCGCGCGCCGCCTCCACACCGTGCTCGAGAAGCTGCTCGAGGACATCTCGTTCGACGCGCCCGATCTCGCCGAGCGGCGCGTGGTGCTGGACGGCAAGGCGGTGCGCGAGAAGCTCAAGGCCATCGTGGCCGACGAGGACGTGAGCCGGTACATCCTCTGAGCGTGCCGTCAGCGGCTGTCCCGCCGCTTCCCGCGCGCGAGCCGAACGGCGTGCGGGGCGAGGAGCAGGGCCGCTGGCAACAGCCGTGCCGCCACATCGGCCGCGGCCAACGGGCCGAAGGGGTTCTCGATGCCCAGGCAGCCGCACCCCGTGCGGCGGGAGGCTTCGGCCGCCGAGCGGGCCGACTGAAGGCCCTGCCGTGCAGCGAGCATGGCGGGCCTGAGTTCGGCGGCGCGCTGGAGGGCCGCGGCGGCTTCGTCGGCGCGCTTCTCCGCCAGGTAGATCCGGCCCAGGTACAGATGCGCATTGGCGTGGCCCGGCTCGCGCGCGATCACGCGCTGGAGCACGCCGATGGCCGCCTCCTTCTGCCCCTGGCCGTACAGGGCGAGGGCCAGGTTCGACAGCGTCTCGGCGTCGTCGGGCTTCGCGGTGAGCGCGCGCAGGAAGGTCGCCTCGGCCTCCTCGTAGTCGCGAGGCACGAGCTGGATCAGGCCGATGAGGTTCAGAGCGGCGACGTGGTCAGGCTCGACCTCGAGCAGGCGCTCGGCCGTGCGGCGCGCGGCGCGGAGATCGTAGCTCTCGAAGTAGAAGTCGGCCAGGGTCATCAACGCGTCGGCCTGGCACGGGTCGGCCTCCACCGCGCGCTCCAGCTCGTTCACCGCCTCGACGATGTTGCCCACACGGTCCAGGAGCCGGGCCAGGGCGACGTGGGGCGTGGCGCTCTTGGGTTCGAGGGCAATGGCCGTTCGGAGGGCCTCCTCCGCCTCCTTCCAGCGCTTCTCCTGCTTGAGCACAAGGCCGCGGTTGGTGTGCGGCGCGGCGTAGCCGGGGGCCAGCGCGATGGCGCGGTCGAACGCGGCCAGCGCGCGCGCCGGCTGGCCGGCTCGCGCCAGCGCGGCGCCGAGGTGATTGTGCAGCAGGGCGGACGACGGGTCGCTCTCGAGCCCGGCTTCGTAGAGGCGGATCTGGTCCTCCGGCGCGCGCGCCGCGTCGCCCTGCCATAGGGCCTCCGCGGCCGCTTCGGTGGACGGGGTCGGCTCCAACAGCTTCCCGCGCTCTTCGGCGGAGATGCTCAGCCCCATGGCGCCGGCCACGGCCAACGCCAGCAGCCCCGGAAGCTCATTCAGCGCGCCCCGGGCGGTCAGCGCCTGCCGCGCAGCGGAGGCGGTCTCGGTGAGTTCGATGCCCGCCTCTCCCCTCCCCCGCACGTCGAGCACCGCCACGAATCCGCATTGCAGGCGCGCGCCCGCCGCGGCGACCTTCGCCGGCGATGCGTCGGCGCTGGCGGGCACAAGACGCTGCGCCGCCGCAGCATTGGCCGGCCACACGGGGCCAAGCCGGGCCAGGTGCACCAGCGTGGCGCGGGCAAGGCCAACCGCCGTCCAGTCGGCGGCGTCCCGCGCGACCACCGCCACGCGGACCCGCGTCGCCTCGGGCGCGCCAGCCCAAGCGGCGGAGAAGGCGAGCAGCGCGATCGGCCACCGTGCAGTGATAGCAGCGCCTCCTCGGCGTCGCCTGCGGCTCACGGGCCGGGCGGGCCCGCAATGGCCAGGGAATAGCGTTCAGCCGTCAAATGGGCCTGCGCGGCGCGCTGCACCGCCTCGCGCGTCACGGCGCGCACCAGGTTCGGATAGCGCTCGATGTAGTCCTCGCCCAGGCCGAACAGCTCCACGTCGTTCAGGGTCGAGGCCAGCCCATCGTTCGTCTCGAGGTGGAGCGGCAGCACGCCGACCAGATAGTTCTGGCAGTCGGCCAGCTCTTCCTCCGCGACGGGCTCATCCTGGAGGCGGCGGATCTCGTCCAGGATGCTCGTCACGGCGCGTTCGACGTTGGCCGGATTGACGCCGGCGCTGACCGACCAGAGGTCCTCGCCCAAGCCTTCCGCCATGCGTGCGAAGGCGTAGTAGGCCAGGCCCTGGCGATCGCGCACGTTGTCGCCGAGGCGCCCCATGAGGCCCAGGCCGCCCACGATCTCGGTCGCCTGGTCCAGCGCGTAGAAGTCGGGGTGGCGCCGCGGGATGCCCTTGAAGCCCAGCGCGATGTCGGCCTGGCTCTTGTCGGCGAGGGCAAAGACGGCTCGCTGGGCCTCCGGCGGATGGTGGGCCGCCAGGCCGGGCGTGGGCAAGGGCTCGCCGGGGGCCGACCAGTCGCCAAGCATCTCGGACACCCTGTCGAGCGCCGCAGAAGCCTCCAGGTCGCCCACCAGGCTCACGATCAGGGCGTCGGGACGAAACAGGAGCCGGTGGCACGCCGCCAGGTCCTCTCGCGTCATGGCCTCCACCGTCGCGCGATACCCGTGGGCAGGATGGCGCAGGGGGTGACCCTCCGGGTACACGAGGTGCGCCAGCTCGCGGGCAGCGACCATGCGCGTGCTCTGGTCGAACTCGCGCAGCCTGGTGAGAATCTCGCCGCGGGCGCGCTGAAGCTCCTCGGGCGGGAAGCTCGGCCGACGCAGCAGATCCGCCACCAGTTCCGCCACCGCGGGCCAGTGCCGGCCGAGACACTTGGCGTGGAACGACACGACATAGTCGCCCGCTCCCATCGAGAGCGAGGCCCCGAGCGAATCGAGCTGATCGTAGATCTGATCGTACGACCGGCTGACGGTGCCCCGCTGGGCCACGGCGGCCGTGAGGCTCGCCAGGCCCTCGCGGCCGGCCGGGTCGAGCACGGCGCCGCCCACCAGCATGCCCGTGAGCACCACCGTCTCGCTCGAGTGATTCTCGAGGGCCAGGAGGCGCGCGCCATTGGACAGGCACCGGCGGGCCGGCGCGACCGGGATTCGGGGAGTTGGGGGACGCCGCTTGCCGATGGCGGGTTCCTCCTCAGGAACGCGTCGGGATGAAGAGGCCGACGGTGCGGTTCGGCTCGGTGAGGTACCTGGCCGCCACGCGCTGCACGTCGGCCGCGGTCACAGCGTCCACGCGCGCCAGCAAGGTCTCGAGGCGGCGGTAGCCCTCGGTGGCCTCGGCCGAGCCCACCATGCCGCCGATGCCGGTCACGCTGTCCCAGGCATAGGCGAACGCGGCGTGAATCTGCGTGCGGGCCTTGGCCATTTCCTGCTCCGTGGGCGGGTCCGCTTGCAGGCGGGCGATCTCGGCCAGCAGCGCCGCCTCGACGCGCTCGGGCTCCACCCCCTCGCGCACGGTGGCCCCCGCGTGGAACAGGTGGGGGTCCAGGCTGGCCTGGCAATGGGCGTAGGCGCTGGAGGCCAGCTCGCGACGGACCAGCGCCATGTGGAGGCGCGACGTGCGCCCGCCCACACCGCCTCGCATCCCCATGCCGCTCGCGCCGCTGAGCACAGTGCTCGCCAGCATCAGCGGATAGACGTCGTCGTCGGTGACAGGCGGCACGTGCCAGGCGACCTGGATCAGGGCCGCCCCGCCGGCCTGGCGGAGCGTGACCCGCCGCTCGGCGCGCTGCTCCGGCTCGCGGGCCGCCACCGCCGGCGGCTCCGGGCCGCGCGCGATCCCGCCGTACAGTTCCCGCACGCGATCCAGCAAGCGCTCCCGGGCAAAGTCCCCCGCGATCACCAGGAAGGCATTGTTGGGGGCGTAGAACGTCCTGTAGTGGCCGAAGAGGTCCTCGCGGGTCATCGTGCGCAGGTCTTCCTTGCAGCCGAGGACGCTCCAGCGGTACGGGTGCTCGCGGAAGGCGGTGGCCGACAGTTCCTCGTCGAGCAGGTAGCCGGGATGGTTTTCGGCCCCTTCGCGCTCGGAGAGGATCACGGTGCGCTCGCTCTCCACCTCGGCGGGGTCGAAGAGGGCGTGGGCCATTCGGTCGGCCTCGATGCGAAGGCCCAGGTCGTGCGCCTCGGCGGGCAGCGTCTCGAAGTACGCCGTGAAGTCGTAATGGGTGAAGCCGTTGTTCGTGCCCCCGTGCCTGGCGACCTGCTTGAAGATCTCGCCCTTGCCGAACTCGCGGCCCCCCTTGAAGAGCATGTGCTCGACCCAGTGCGAGGCGCCGGTGATGCCCCGCCGCTCGTTGCGCGAGCCCACGCGATACCAGGCCCACACGCTCACCACGGGCGCCGTGTGGCGCTCCACGGTGAGCACCTTCAGGCCATTGTCCAGCACTGCTTCGCCGATGCCAAGATCGAGCCGTCCTTCGGAG
This window of the Planctomycetota bacterium genome carries:
- a CDS encoding pitrilysin family protein yields the protein MALENHSSETVVLTGMLVGGAVLDPAGREGLASLTAAVAQRGTVSRSYDQIYDQLDSLGASLSMGAGDYVVSFHAKCLGRHWPAVAELVADLLRRPSFPPEELQRARGEILTRLREFDQSTRMVAARELAHLVYPEGHPLRHPAHGYRATVEAMTREDLAACHRLLFRPDALIVSLVGDLEASAALDRVSEMLGDWSAPGEPLPTPGLAAHHPPEAQRAVFALADKSQADIALGFKGIPRRHPDFYALDQATEIVGGLGLMGRLGDNVRDRQGLAYYAFARMAEGLGEDLWSVSAGVNPANVERAVTSILDEIRRLQDEPVAEEELADCQNYLVGVLPLHLETNDGLASTLNDVELFGLGEDYIERYPNLVRAVTREAVQRAAQAHLTAERYSLAIAGPPGP
- a CDS encoding pitrilysin family protein, producing the protein MKPSEGRLDLGIGEAVLDNGLKVLTVERHTAPVVSVWAWYRVGSRNERRGITGASHWVEHMLFKGGREFGKGEIFKQVARHGGTNNGFTHYDFTAYFETLPAEAHDLGLRIEADRMAHALFDPAEVESERTVILSEREGAENHPGYLLDEELSATAFREHPYRWSVLGCKEDLRTMTREDLFGHYRTFYAPNNAFLVIAGDFARERLLDRVRELYGGIARGPEPPAVAAREPEQRAERRVTLRQAGGAALIQVAWHVPPVTDDDVYPLMLASTVLSGASGMGMRGGVGGRTSRLHMALVRRELASSAYAHCQASLDPHLFHAGATVREGVEPERVEAALLAEIARLQADPPTEQEMAKARTQIHAAFAYAWDSVTGIGGMVGSAEATEGYRRLETLLARVDAVTAADVQRVAARYLTEPNRTVGLFIPTRS
- the hslU gene encoding ATP-dependent protease ATPase subunit HslU; its protein translation is MKHLTPRVIVAELDKYIVGQDAAKKAVAIAIRNRWRRQQLPPELRDEVTPKNIIMIGPTGVGKTEIARRLATLVSAPFIKVEASKYTEVGYVGRDVESMVRDLTDIAINQVNAEERQVVEEKARGLAEERLLDLLLPERPTHSGPPPGLDADVRTETEQQYERARERFRGLLRKGKLEDRQVEITLEERSMPSIEIFSSAGVEQMGLDFQNLFERMMPTRHVTRQMTVAQAREALVQQEAEKLIDREKVRTIALERVQNAGIIFIDELDKVAATGSKGAGPDVSREGVQRDLLPIVEGSTVVTRHGMVRTDHILFIAAGAFHIAKPSDLIPELQGRFPIRVELESLGEKEFVRILTEPENALTKQYAALLRTEGVELEFTPGAVEEIAAIAAAINQRMQNIGARRLHTVLEKLLEDISFDAPDLAERRVVLDGKAVREKLKAIVADEDVSRYIL
- the hslV gene encoding ATP-dependent protease subunit HslV, with product MRHEDRHSTTILSVRHKGVVAIGGDGQVTIGNTVVKHNARKIRKLYNDRVLVGFAGSTADAFALLERFEAKLKDFQGNVPKAATELAKEWRTDRVLRRLESLLAVVDKDHSLLLSGSGDVLVPDDGVIGIGSGGAMATAAARALVRHSTLDAPKIVEEALRIAAGLCVYTNDQIYVETVTP
- a CDS encoding tetratricopeptide repeat protein — translated: MAVVARDAADWTAVGLARATLVHLARLGPVWPANAAAAQRLVPASADASPAKVAAAGARLQCGFVAVLDVRGRGEAGIELTETASAARQALTARGALNELPGLLALAVAGAMGLSISAEERGKLLEPTPSTEAAAEALWQGDAARAPEDQIRLYEAGLESDPSSALLHNHLGAALARAGQPARALAAFDRAIALAPGYAAPHTNRGLVLKQEKRWKEAEEALRTAIALEPKSATPHVALARLLDRVGNIVEAVNELERAVEADPCQADALMTLADFYFESYDLRAARRTAERLLEVEPDHVAALNLIGLIQLVPRDYEEAEATFLRALTAKPDDAETLSNLALALYGQGQKEAAIGVLQRVIAREPGHANAHLYLGRIYLAEKRADEAAAALQRAAELRPAMLAARQGLQSARSAAEASRRTGCGCLGIENPFGPLAAADVAARLLPAALLLAPHAVRLARGKRRDSR